From Rhodamnia argentea isolate NSW1041297 chromosome 10, ASM2092103v1, whole genome shotgun sequence, a single genomic window includes:
- the LOC115742778 gene encoding ycf20-like protein translates to MAHSLSLTAPGVFKWGSSPCSRAPRGKFGMLVSRLPSTSFRVRAVQDDERPRRLIDIIRIVPEISRNYFRSRPRRALFGGISLLGGFYVAQTISLSFGALGVNDVIAAVLCVLLTEYVTRFYYSRPKVTFPVALLNNFKMGFTYGLFIDAFKLAS, encoded by the coding sequence ATGGCCCATTCTTTGAGCCTGACTGCTCCAGGGGTCTTTAAGTGGGGCTCGAGTCCCTGTTCCCGTGCTCCGCGAGGAAAATTCGGCATGCTTGTTTCGAGGCTCCCCTCTACTTCCTTCCGAGTTCGAGCCGTCCAAGATGATGAAAGGCCTCGAAGACTAATCGACATTATTAGAATTGTCCCTGAGATCTCGAGGAATTACTTCCGTAGTCGTCCTCGGAGGGCGCTCTTTGGTGGGATCTCTCTTCTAGGGGGTTTTTATGTTGCACAAACAATCTCCTTGTCATTTGGAGCATTAGGGGTGAACGATGTCATTGCTGCTGTACTCTGTGTTCTCTTGACAGAGTATGTTACCAGGTTTTACTACAGCCGACCAAAGGTTACTTTCCCCGTCGCTCTTCTCAATAATTTCAAGATGGGTTTCACCTACGGACTCTTCATTGATGCCTTCAAGCTTGCTAGTTAG
- the LOC115742776 gene encoding zinc finger CCCH domain-containing protein 48-like codes for MDMDGNKRVFHRLGVPSTASVSSRQQQQVCYHWKAGKCNRHPCPYLHRELPTPTQQSSNGAAPKRFAEDSGSQFLRRGPKFTGGSNTWGRVHGGNAVPKKMEKLCNHWVQGSCKFADKCRYLHSWSLGDCFDMLSQLEGHQKVVTGIAFPSGSSNLYTGSKDETLRVWDCQSGQCAGVANLGGEIGCMISEGPWVFVGLPNLVKAYNTQSNADLSLNGPVGQVYAMVVGNGLLFAGIQDGSILAWKFNAATNCFEPAASLTGHTLGVVSLVVGANRLYSGSMDNSIRVWNLETLQCIQILTDHTSVVMSVLCWDQFLLSCSLDKTVKVWVATDSGNLEVTYTHNEEHGVLHLCGMHDSEVKPVLMCSCNDNCVRVYDLPSFAERGKIFAKNEIRAIEVGPPGLFFTGDGTGQVRVWKWRDSP; via the exons ATGGATATGGACGGAAATAAGCGTGTGTTTCATCGGCTTGGCGTACCCTCGACAGCCTCAGTCTCTTCGAGGCAGCAGCAGCAGGTGTGTTACCACTGGAAAGCAGGCAAGTGCAATAGGCATCCCTGCCCCTACCTCCACAGAGAATTACCCACTCCAACGCAGCAATCGAGCAATGGGGCTGCTCCGAAGCGGTTTGCGGAGGATTCCGGGTCTCAGTTCTTGCGGAGAGGCCCCAAGTTCACGGGCGGGTCCAATACATGGGGTCGGGTTCATGGTGGCAATGCCGTGccgaagaagatggagaaattgtGTAATCACTGGGTCCAAGGGAGTTGTAAGTTTGCGGATAAGTGTAGGTACTTGCATTCTTGGAGTTTGGGTGATTGTTTCGACATGTTGTCCCAACTTGAAGGGCACCAGAAG GTTGTGACTGGGATTGCTTTTCCATCCGGCTCTAGTAATCTTTACACCGGGAGCAAGGATGAGACTCTAAGAGTCTGGGATTGTCAGTCTGGCCAG TGTGCAGGTGTGGCCAATCTTGGTGGTGAAATTGGTTGTATGATAAGTGAAGGTCCATGGGTGTTTGTTGGTTTACCAAATCTCGTAAAG GCGTACAACACACAAAGTAATGCGGACCTTAGTCTCAACGGTCCTGTTGGACAAGTTTATGCCATGGTTGTGGGTAATGGCCTGCTATTTGCTGGTATTCAG GATGGATCTATACTTGCATGGAAGTTCAATGCAGCTACCAATTGCTTTGAGCCAGCTGCATCACTTACAGGCCACACCCTTGGAGTGGTTTCATTAGTGGTTGGAGCTAATAGGCTTTACTCTGGTTCCATGGACAATTCAATCAGG GTCTGGAATCTCGAAACTCTGCAGTGCATTCAAATTTTGACAGATCATACCTCTGTTGTGATGTCTGTTCTTTGCTGGGATCAGTTTCTTTTGTCATGCTCTTTAGACAAAACAGTAAAG GTTTGGGTTGCCACAGATAGTGGGAATTTGGAAGTGACATACACGCACAATGAGGAACAT GGTGTGCTTCATCTATGCGGAATGCATGATTCAGAAGTCAAGCCAGTCTTGATGTGCTCTTGCAATGATAATTGCGTCCGCGTATATGATCTCCCATC ATTTGCTGAGAGGGgcaagatttttgcgaaaaatgagatCCGAGCAATTGAAGTCGGTCCTCCGGGGTTGTTCTTCACTGGTGATGGAACTGGTCAAGTAAGAGTCTGGAAATGGAGGGACTCACCTTGA